Proteins encoded in a region of the Bubalus bubalis isolate 160015118507 breed Murrah chromosome 9, NDDB_SH_1, whole genome shotgun sequence genome:
- the MICOS13 gene encoding MICOS complex subunit MIC13 isoform X1, which produces MGVPHAFVARLNGHLETSRGFLSEHSTGTGRFLIKGSVAGGAVYLVYDQELLGSSDKSQAVLQKAEEVVPNAVYQFSQYVCEQTGLKLPQLPAPPKFNFHIRDSWNSGIITMMSALSVAPSKAWEYSKQGWEYLKEQAK; this is translated from the exons ATGGGAGTACCGCACGCATTTGTTGCGAGGTTAAATGGACACTTAGAAACCTCCCGCGGGTTCCTCTCGGAGCATTCCACGGGAACTGGAAG GTTCCTCATCAAGGGCAGTGTGGCTGGGGGTGCTGTCTACCTCGTGTACGACCAGGAGCTGCTGGGGTCCAGTGACAAGAGTCAGGCGGTCCTTCAGAAAGCCGAGGAGGTGGTCCCCAATGCCGTGTACCAGTTCAGCCAGTATGTGTGTGAGCAGACAGGCCTGAAGTTACCACAG ctcccagcccctccaAAGTTTAACTTTCACATTCGCGACTCTTGGAATTCAG GCATCATCACCATGATGTCAGCCCTGTCCGTGGCCCCCTCCAAGGCCTGGGAGTACTCCAAGCAGGGCTGGGAATACCTGAAGGAGCAAGCCAAGTAG
- the MICOS13 gene encoding MICOS complex subunit MIC13 isoform X2 codes for MVPRVWSLMRFLIKGSVAGGAVYLVYDQELLGSSDKSQAVLQKAEEVVPNAVYQFSQYVCEQTGLKLPQLPAPPKFNFHIRDSWNSGIITMMSALSVAPSKAWEYSKQGWEYLKEQAK; via the exons ATGGTACCCCGAGTTTGGTCGCTGATGAG GTTCCTCATCAAGGGCAGTGTGGCTGGGGGTGCTGTCTACCTCGTGTACGACCAGGAGCTGCTGGGGTCCAGTGACAAGAGTCAGGCGGTCCTTCAGAAAGCCGAGGAGGTGGTCCCCAATGCCGTGTACCAGTTCAGCCAGTATGTGTGTGAGCAGACAGGCCTGAAGTTACCACAG ctcccagcccctccaAAGTTTAACTTTCACATTCGCGACTCTTGGAATTCAG GCATCATCACCATGATGTCAGCCCTGTCCGTGGCCCCCTCCAAGGCCTGGGAGTACTCCAAGCAGGGCTGGGAATACCTGAAGGAGCAAGCCAAGTAG